The Myxococcaceae bacterium JPH2 genome includes a region encoding these proteins:
- the pulA gene encoding pullulanase-type alpha-1,6-glucosidase: MARALALGALVAAPLLPTATWAADPTRVTLVGDLQTELGCAADRDASCAATDLTYDASDAVWQGTFTVPAGTWHFQVALDGSLSQTRGGPGGTDVVLTQPVSGPVKFYFDNQTQYVASNRSQVVAVAAGSLQKALGCPDDWKPDCLRTLLQDPDGDGLYTLTTRALPVGAYQVKVALDESWTVNYGANGVPNGSNIGFTVSAPNKEAVFTWNATTKKLRVKVEGEPVGDLRMARAHWISRDTLVWEPEQLKDGATVRLHFDPAGAMHIAGTGIVGGDALTLTRSTSGLSAEQQARFPQLAGRPVFKLAAADVARVPELLKDQVALSATDPDGRPADATGLQLAGVLDDVDVYTGPLGVSFERGRPTLRVWAPTARAVSVRVFEDARPDSSYVSVPMTEGAKGVWSVTGEPSWYGRFYLYEVRVYVPREGAEFINLVTDPYSVALSTNSTRSQIVNLATSEFQPRGWNQLAKPALAAPEDIVLYELHARDFSIHDLTVPAEERGTFKAFTRDSDGMRHLSRLARAGVTHVHLLPVFDFATVNEDAAARREPEGDLVSMPPDSAEQQARVAAVVDEDGFNWGYDPLHYTVPEGSYSTNPNGPARTLEFRQMVQSLNQHGLRVVMDVVYNHTHSAGQDARSVLDRIVPGYYHRLNDDGNVETSTCCQNTASENAMFEKLMVDSVVTWAREYKVDGFRFDLMGHHMKSTMLRLRAALDALTPEKDGVDGKSIYVYGEGWDFGEVQNNQRGVNATQRNMAGTGIGTFSDRLRDAARGGSPFSGIQDQGFITGLSLWSNGTAQGTPAEQRARLLHGTDLIRLGLAGNLKDFSIVDSTGKDVTGAQVDYNGNPAGYAQDPQEVITYVSAHDNETLFDAVQLKAPREATLADRVRMHNLGISLVALSQGIPFFHAGDELLRSKSLDRNSYNSGDWFNQLDWTYQRNNWGVGLPRGQENQEHWPLFRTLLADPALKPSPADIQRALEHFEEMVRIRKSSPLFRLRTGEAVQRQVRFENTGPGQVPGLIVMSISGEGTDTPDARAVVFFNSGVTQQTFQSERYRDLALVLHPVQKDSTDPFVRAATFDAPSGTFTIPARTTAVFLSPPPGSIPPDGEDGCSATGGSASALIALGLLAGTALRTRRRRT, encoded by the coding sequence GTGGCGCGAGCGCTCGCGCTGGGCGCGCTCGTGGCCGCGCCCCTCCTGCCCACGGCGACGTGGGCCGCCGACCCCACCCGCGTCACCCTCGTGGGTGACTTGCAGACCGAGCTGGGCTGCGCGGCGGACCGCGACGCGAGCTGCGCCGCCACGGACCTGACCTACGACGCATCCGATGCGGTGTGGCAAGGCACGTTCACGGTGCCCGCGGGGACCTGGCACTTCCAGGTCGCGCTGGACGGCTCGCTATCCCAGACACGCGGCGGACCGGGCGGCACGGACGTGGTGCTCACGCAGCCTGTCTCCGGGCCCGTGAAGTTCTACTTCGATAACCAGACACAATATGTGGCGAGCAATCGCAGTCAGGTCGTCGCGGTGGCGGCGGGGAGCCTGCAAAAGGCGCTGGGCTGTCCCGATGACTGGAAGCCCGACTGCCTTCGCACGCTGCTCCAGGACCCGGACGGAGACGGCCTCTATACGCTCACCACGCGCGCCCTGCCCGTGGGCGCCTATCAGGTGAAGGTCGCGCTCGATGAGAGTTGGACGGTCAACTATGGGGCCAACGGCGTCCCCAATGGCTCGAACATCGGCTTCACCGTGTCCGCGCCGAACAAGGAGGCCGTGTTCACATGGAACGCCACCACCAAGAAGCTGCGCGTGAAGGTCGAGGGTGAGCCCGTGGGCGACCTGCGGATGGCGCGCGCGCATTGGATTTCACGCGACACCCTCGTGTGGGAGCCCGAGCAACTGAAGGATGGCGCCACGGTGCGGCTGCACTTCGACCCGGCGGGCGCGATGCACATCGCGGGCACGGGCATCGTGGGGGGCGACGCGTTGACGCTGACGCGCTCGACCTCGGGGCTGAGCGCCGAGCAACAGGCGCGCTTCCCGCAGCTCGCGGGACGTCCGGTGTTCAAGCTGGCCGCGGCCGACGTGGCCCGCGTGCCGGAGCTGCTCAAGGACCAGGTGGCGCTGTCCGCGACGGACCCCGATGGCAGGCCCGCGGATGCGACGGGCCTCCAGCTCGCGGGCGTGCTGGACGACGTGGATGTGTACACGGGGCCGCTGGGCGTGAGCTTCGAGCGCGGCCGGCCCACCTTGCGCGTCTGGGCGCCCACGGCGCGCGCGGTGAGCGTGCGCGTGTTCGAGGACGCTCGGCCCGATTCATCCTACGTGAGCGTCCCCATGACCGAGGGCGCGAAGGGCGTGTGGAGCGTCACGGGCGAGCCGTCCTGGTACGGCCGGTTCTATCTGTACGAGGTGCGGGTCTATGTCCCGCGCGAGGGCGCGGAGTTCATCAACCTGGTGACGGACCCCTACTCGGTGGCCCTCTCCACCAACAGCACGCGCAGTCAGATCGTCAACCTGGCCACCTCCGAGTTCCAGCCGCGCGGCTGGAACCAGCTCGCCAAGCCCGCGCTCGCGGCGCCCGAGGACATCGTCCTGTACGAGCTGCACGCGCGAGACTTCAGCATCCACGACCTGACAGTGCCGGCCGAGGAGCGCGGTACGTTCAAGGCCTTCACGCGGGACTCGGACGGCATGCGGCACCTGTCGCGGCTGGCGCGCGCGGGCGTCACCCACGTGCACCTCTTGCCGGTGTTCGACTTCGCGACCGTCAACGAGGACGCCGCCGCTCGCCGTGAGCCCGAGGGTGACCTCGTGTCGATGCCTCCGGACTCCGCGGAGCAGCAGGCGCGGGTGGCGGCGGTGGTGGATGAGGACGGCTTCAACTGGGGCTACGACCCGCTCCACTACACGGTGCCCGAGGGCAGCTACTCCACGAACCCCAACGGCCCCGCCCGCACGCTGGAGTTCCGCCAGATGGTGCAGTCGCTCAACCAGCACGGCCTGCGCGTGGTGATGGACGTCGTCTACAACCACACGCACTCGGCGGGGCAGGACGCCCGCAGCGTGTTGGATCGCATCGTCCCCGGCTACTACCACCGGCTGAACGACGACGGGAACGTGGAGACCAGCACGTGCTGCCAGAACACGGCGTCCGAGAACGCCATGTTCGAGAAGCTCATGGTGGACTCGGTGGTGACGTGGGCGCGCGAGTACAAGGTGGATGGGTTCCGCTTCGACCTGATGGGCCACCACATGAAGTCCACGATGCTGCGCCTGCGCGCCGCGCTGGACGCGCTCACGCCGGAGAAGGACGGCGTGGACGGCAAGAGCATCTACGTCTACGGCGAGGGCTGGGACTTCGGTGAGGTGCAGAACAACCAGCGTGGGGTGAACGCCACGCAGCGGAACATGGCTGGCACGGGCATCGGCACGTTCAGTGACCGGCTGCGCGACGCCGCGCGGGGTGGCAGTCCCTTCAGTGGCATCCAGGACCAGGGGTTCATCACCGGCCTGTCCCTGTGGAGCAACGGCACCGCGCAGGGCACGCCCGCGGAGCAGCGCGCTCGGCTGCTGCACGGCACGGACCTCATCCGCCTGGGGCTCGCGGGCAACTTGAAGGACTTCTCGATCGTGGACAGCACGGGCAAGGACGTGACGGGCGCGCAGGTGGACTACAACGGCAACCCCGCCGGCTACGCGCAAGACCCGCAGGAGGTCATCACCTACGTCTCCGCGCACGACAACGAGACCCTCTTCGACGCCGTGCAGCTCAAGGCCCCGCGCGAGGCCACCCTGGCGGACCGCGTGCGCATGCACAACCTGGGCATCTCGCTGGTGGCGCTGAGCCAGGGCATCCCGTTCTTCCACGCGGGCGACGAGCTGCTGCGCTCCAAGTCGCTCGACCGGAACAGCTACAACTCGGGGGACTGGTTCAACCAGTTGGACTGGACGTACCAGCGAAACAACTGGGGCGTGGGCCTGCCGCGTGGACAGGAGAACCAAGAGCACTGGCCCCTCTTCCGCACGCTGCTCGCGGACCCGGCCCTGAAGCCCTCACCCGCGGACATCCAGCGCGCGCTGGAGCACTTCGAGGAGATGGTGCGGATCCGCAAGAGTTCACCGCTGTTCCGGCTGCGCACGGGCGAGGCGGTGCAGCGCCAGGTGCGCTTCGAGAACACCGGTCCCGGACAGGTCCCCGGCCTCATCGTGATGAGCATCTCCGGAGAGGGCACCGACACGCCGGATGCGCGCGCGGTGGTGTTCTTCAACAGCGGCGTCACGCAGCAGACCTTCCAGTCCGAGCGCTATCGCGACCTCGCCCTGGTGCTCCACCCCGTGCAGAAGGACTCCACGGACCCCTTCGTGCGCGCGGCGACGTTCGACGCGCCCAGCGGGACGTTCACCATCCCGGCGCGCACCACCGCGGTGTTCCTCTCGCCGCCCCCGGGCAGCATCCCGCCGGACGGAGAGGATGGATGCAGCGCCACGGGGGGCTCGGCGTCCGCGCTCATCGCGCTGGGACTCCTGGCGGGAACAGCCCTGCGGACGCGGCGGCGGCGGACCTGA
- a CDS encoding DUF3459 domain-containing protein, which produces MAERSSRRKTNVPRRLGRTRRVLPGLAAACLVGCAHGAAESLPTPVDAAPPVAQAASASRQPTAPERRWADEVLYFVVLDRFADGDASNNAKVDVSAPGAFHGGDLKGLTARLDELSSLGVTALWLTPLVKNIDGFVTGAGFPDWGYHGYWADDFHQLDPRFGTEQDFKALVEACHQRGIRVLLDVVYNHAGYGSRYLKDHPGWFRSEETGTCGQDDVTSCVSGLPDFKTEQPEVARYLLDAQLDWAKRSGVDGFRLDTVKHVSHDFWKEHRRRTRAEVSPSFFLLGEVWGGDAQTLDAWFEGDEMDAGFDFSFQGSVLGFVQGRGRAIAFDRYLQSRSKVRAGHHLAHFLSSHDVDGALHQLGGDLARFKLAAALQLTTSGIPVIYYGEEVARPGGDWPANRGDMPWGSSAVKPGAGLVRDERLRDFYRRLIAVRRAHPALSRGTHQALSTEGDVYVFLRTDPETQDAVLVAVNRGETRATVSVPRPPAWDQVVVEDLLNTGRVSTGPTLELVLEPLSTRIVGHPQ; this is translated from the coding sequence ATGGCCGAACGCAGCTCTCGCCGGAAAACGAACGTTCCCCGGCGCCTCGGAAGGACCCGGCGCGTGCTCCCTGGCCTCGCCGCGGCGTGCCTGGTGGGGTGCGCCCACGGGGCCGCTGAGTCCCTACCTACCCCGGTGGATGCCGCGCCTCCGGTGGCGCAGGCCGCCAGCGCATCGCGCCAGCCCACGGCCCCGGAGCGGCGGTGGGCGGACGAGGTTTTGTACTTCGTCGTGCTCGACCGGTTCGCGGACGGGGACGCCTCCAACAACGCGAAGGTGGATGTCTCGGCGCCCGGGGCCTTTCATGGGGGAGACCTCAAGGGGCTCACCGCGCGTCTGGATGAGCTGTCTTCCTTGGGCGTGACGGCGCTGTGGCTCACGCCGCTGGTGAAGAACATCGACGGGTTCGTCACGGGCGCGGGCTTCCCGGACTGGGGCTATCACGGCTACTGGGCGGATGACTTCCACCAGTTGGATCCGCGCTTCGGTACCGAGCAGGACTTCAAGGCGCTGGTGGAGGCGTGTCATCAGCGAGGCATCCGTGTGTTGTTGGATGTCGTCTACAACCACGCGGGCTATGGCTCGCGCTACTTGAAGGACCACCCGGGGTGGTTTCGCTCCGAGGAGACGGGCACCTGCGGACAGGACGATGTCACGTCGTGTGTCTCGGGCCTGCCGGACTTCAAGACGGAGCAGCCCGAGGTGGCGCGCTACCTGCTCGACGCGCAGCTCGACTGGGCGAAGCGCTCGGGGGTGGATGGCTTCCGGTTGGACACCGTGAAGCATGTGTCGCACGACTTCTGGAAGGAGCACCGCCGCCGGACGCGCGCGGAGGTATCACCCAGCTTCTTCCTCCTGGGCGAGGTGTGGGGCGGCGACGCGCAGACGTTGGACGCGTGGTTCGAGGGCGACGAGATGGACGCCGGCTTCGACTTCTCCTTTCAGGGGAGCGTGCTGGGCTTCGTGCAGGGGCGCGGGCGCGCCATCGCGTTCGACCGGTATCTCCAGTCGCGGAGCAAGGTGCGCGCGGGTCACCACCTGGCGCACTTCCTGTCCTCGCATGACGTGGACGGGGCGCTGCATCAGCTCGGGGGAGACCTGGCGCGCTTCAAGCTGGCGGCGGCGTTGCAGCTCACCACCTCGGGCATCCCCGTCATCTACTACGGCGAGGAGGTCGCGCGCCCCGGTGGAGACTGGCCCGCCAATCGTGGAGACATGCCCTGGGGTTCGAGCGCGGTGAAGCCGGGCGCGGGGCTCGTGCGAGACGAGCGCCTGCGCGACTTCTACCGCCGGCTCATCGCCGTGCGGCGCGCGCATCCGGCGTTGTCTCGGGGCACGCATCAGGCGCTGTCCACCGAGGGCGATGTGTATGTCTTTCTGAGGACGGACCCGGAGACCCAGGACGCGGTGTTGGTGGCGGTGAACCGGGGCGAGACGCGCGCCACCGTGTCGGTGCCCCGTCCTCCGGCTTGGGACCAGGTCGTCGTGGAAGACCTGCTGAACACAGGGCGGGTCAGCACGGGCCCCACGTTGGAGCTGGTGCTGGAGCCGCTGTCCACGCGAATCGTGGGGCACCCCCAATGA
- the map gene encoding type I methionyl aminopeptidase, whose protein sequence is MTVTTPPAVLPGPNEPCWCGSGSKYKKCHRGADSVEARKRGPEPVRAGGVRPGIISPRRSVPANIARPDYAESGKPRRSRFAESDVKSPDVLARMRRACRAAGQVLQEAASHLRPGITTDEIDAITHAAYIQRGGYPSTLNYHGYPKSLCTSVNEVICHGIPDSRALEDGDIVNLDITIFLEGVHGDCSATYFVGKVDPESERLVRVTRECLDLGIGAVKVGRPISDIGRAIEGHASKNGMSVVRAYCGHGIGETFHTSLQIPHYYEAEADTVIEPGMVFTIEPMINLGDWHHRSWDDGWTAVTADGKRSAQFEHTILVTEQGAEILTLP, encoded by the coding sequence ATGACGGTCACCACGCCCCCCGCCGTGCTGCCTGGGCCCAATGAGCCGTGCTGGTGCGGCAGCGGTTCCAAGTACAAGAAGTGCCACCGTGGCGCGGACAGCGTCGAGGCCCGCAAGCGCGGCCCCGAGCCCGTGCGCGCCGGCGGCGTGCGCCCCGGCATCATCAGCCCTCGGCGCAGCGTGCCCGCGAACATCGCTCGGCCGGACTACGCCGAGTCGGGCAAGCCTCGCCGCTCGCGGTTCGCCGAGTCGGACGTGAAGAGCCCGGACGTGCTGGCCCGCATGCGCCGGGCCTGCCGCGCGGCCGGACAGGTGTTGCAGGAGGCGGCGTCGCACCTGCGTCCTGGCATCACCACGGACGAAATCGACGCCATCACCCACGCGGCCTACATCCAGCGCGGGGGCTATCCCAGCACGCTGAACTACCACGGCTATCCCAAGTCGCTGTGCACCTCGGTCAACGAGGTCATCTGCCACGGCATCCCGGACAGCCGCGCGCTGGAGGACGGCGACATCGTCAACCTGGACATCACCATCTTCCTGGAGGGCGTCCACGGGGACTGCTCGGCCACGTACTTCGTGGGGAAGGTGGACCCCGAGAGCGAGCGGTTGGTGCGCGTCACCCGCGAGTGCCTGGACCTGGGCATCGGGGCGGTGAAGGTGGGGCGGCCCATCAGCGACATCGGTCGCGCCATCGAGGGACACGCCTCGAAGAACGGGATGAGCGTGGTGCGCGCCTACTGTGGCCACGGCATCGGCGAGACGTTCCACACGTCGCTGCAGATTCCGCACTACTACGAGGCCGAGGCGGACACGGTGATTGAGCCGGGCATGGTGTTCACCATCGAGCCGATGATCAACCTGGGCGACTGGCACCACCGGAGCTGGGACGACGGCTGGACGGCCGTCACCGCGGACGGCAAGCGCAGCGCGCAGTTCGAGCACACCATCCTCGTCACCGAGCAGGGCGCCGAGATTCTCACCCTGCCGTGA